The following coding sequences lie in one Musa acuminata AAA Group cultivar baxijiao chromosome BXJ3-1, Cavendish_Baxijiao_AAA, whole genome shotgun sequence genomic window:
- the LOC135629219 gene encoding protein EPIDERMAL PATTERNING FACTOR 1-like produces MGPSSFILLLAIVVLLAPADATARSIGQSPSGVSSSLTSGTPARSPTRLTAAGRAQGKLETLQVAGSSLPDCSHACGSCKPCRLVMVSFVCASLEEAETCPMAYKCMCNRRSYPVP; encoded by the coding sequence ATGGGGCCTTCTTCTTTCATCCTCCTCCTCGCCATCGTCGTCCTCCTTGCTCCCGCGGATGCCACTGCAAGAAGCATCGGCCAGTCTCCTTCAGGTGTGTCCTCTTCCCTGACGAGTGGAACCCCGGCGAGATCACCGACGAGGTTAACAGCAGCAGGGAGGGCACAGGGGAAGCTGGAGACGCTGCAGGTGGCCGGATCCAGTCTTCCGGACTGCTCCCATGCGTGCGGGTCATGCAAGCCCTGTCGCCTGGTGATGGTGAGCTTTGTGTGCGCGTCGTTGGAAGAGGCAGAGACATGTCCCATGGCATATAAGTGCATGTGCAACCGCAGGTCTTACCCTGTTCCCTGA